The sequence CTTTTAAATCCACTGGACGGAATCGGCCCGGATGATCTCCGTATTAAGGAATTACTACTTAGATTAAAAGGTAACGTAAAGGAAGTCATACTGGCGATTAATCCCAACGTTTCGGGCGACGCTACGGTGATGTACATTGCCGAAAAATTGCATGGTATACCGATCAAGATTTCGCGCATCGCTCGCGGTATTCCCATTGGCAGCGATCTGGAATTTGCCGATATGACAACTTTGACGCGCGCCATGGAAGGAAGAGTTGTTCTGTGATCCAAAAAATGAGAGTACATAATGGTTAAGAAAGATTATTATGATATCATTGTAGTTGGTGCAGGTCCGGCGGGCAGCACGACGGCAAAATTTGCGGCGCAGAACGGAGCGAAAGTTCTACTGCTCGAAAAAGATCGTGAGATCGGCGTTCCGGTTCGGTGCGCAGAAGGAGTTGGTGCCAAAGGTTTGTTGCGTATCGTTGGCACAGTACAGCCTAATTGGATCGCATCTACTATAACGGGTTTTAGGCTGGTTTCTCCTGATGGAACGGCGGTCGATGCGCGTTGGGGTGACTGCGGCTATTGTTTGGATCGAAAAGTATTTGATTATGAACTTGCCAATATTGCGGCGCAAGCGGGGACGGAGGTTGTAACGAAGGCGTATGTCAACGGATTGATCAAAGATGATGGCGGACGTGTTCTGGGTGTTAAAATAAAACAAATGGGCAATGACGTTGAAGTAAGAGCCGGGGTTACGATTGGAGCTGACGGGGTTGAAACCCGTGTCGGGCGATGGGCGGGATTGAATACGTTCACTAAAATGCGGGACATGGAATCCTGCGCGCAATTCACCATTGCGGATTTAGACGTTGATCAGGACATGTGTGAATTTGTTTTTTCAAACCAGAAAGTTCCCGGCGGCTATTTGTGGGTGTTTCCCAAGGGGAATCGAACGGCGAACGTCGGCATAGGTATTTCCGGAGAATATGCAGGCAAAAGGTCGGCGTTGAGTTATTTAAAAGATTTTGTTGAGGAGCGGTTTTCCGGCAAGCCCATTCTTTCAACGCTTTGCGGCGGTGTACCTTGTTCCCTCACGCGAAAACAAATATCTGGCAATGGATTCATGTTAGTCGGCGACGCGGCCCATCAAGTCAATCCAATTTCCGGAGGCGGAATTGTGTCAGGCATGTATGCCGGAATGGTTGCCGGCAGAGTAGCGGCAGGCGCGGTTCGGGACAACAATTTTTCCGCTAAACGCCTGGAGGAATATGATAAAGAATGGGGAAGATCAATCGGTAAGGATCATGAACGTTTCTACAGAATTAAGGAAGCGGTATTCGATTTCTCAGACGATCAACTGAATAAGTTGGCGCGTGAAGTTCTAAAAATTCCAATCCCCGAACGCAGTCTTATGCGGATTTTTAAAGCAGCGTTGAAAACGAGGCCAAAACTAATTTTTGACGTAATAAAATTATTTACTTAAACTACGGCCGTCCTTATGACTACATTACATCATCACAACTTTCTTGCAAAAATTCTGTACATAGATTCAAAAAACGTCATAGCTGAATTCAATCGCTATTTGCACCTGCCGCTCCCGGCATTTGGATCGTTGGTTAAAATCGATTGCAGGAAATACTGGATTTACGGTTTGATCAGTGATGCACGCTTAAAAGGGGAAAGTCAGGCACAGAATGCAGAATTTTTTAAAAACCCAGTGCCCCTTGATACCGAGATTCATATTTTACCGGTCGGTTTTCAATCCAAAGAAATTCCGTCTTCAATTCCCATTCAGGATATTCCACCCGAAATGCCCGCCGCAGGCGATTACGTGTTTATGCCCGATGACGATGAACTCCAGTTGTTTACTATTGATCTGGGTTTTTTGAAAATTTTGCTGACACATCCTATAGCAACTGCGGAAGGCTTGATCATAACGGCCATTCGCAAATTTTCTACTATATATCCCGATCCGCAATCTTATTTGATACGCGTTACGCAAGAATTGTCAAGACTGACGCATAACGACCGCGATATCGTGGGACGAATACTGAACCGAACGATAAATCAGAATTTGAGGATTGGTATCGATGAGCGAATTAAGTGATAAATTAAATGAATCCGTACTGTTGATTCGGAAAACAATTCAGGACACTCCGACTTTAGGTGTTATTCTTGGATCGGGTTTAGGTGATTTTGCCGATACGCTGGAAGCCAGAACAGAAATCCCAACGTCAACCATTCCTCATTTTGCTAAATCAACAGTAGAAGGTCACGCCGGCAAACTTGTTTTTGGCAGATTATCAGGGAAAAATGTGCTGGCGCTCAAGGGCCGTGTCCACTATTATGAAGGCTATTCGCTGGAGCAGGTGACCTATATTGTGCGGATCATGCACGCGCTGGGTGTACGATCACTTATCGTGACCAATGCTGCAGGCGGAGTTAATCCGGTGTTCACGCCCGGTGATCTGATGATCATCACGAGCCATATCAATTTCTTTTTTGTTAATCCTCTTCGTGGCAGCAATGAAGATCAGTTAGGGCCGAGATTTCCTGATATGGAAAGCGAATATGATAAGGATTATATTGCGATTGCAGAAAAAACAGCGTTGCGATTAGGTGTGAAGACTCAACGCGGTGTTTATTGTGCCGGGCCTGGGCCGACATACGAAACACGATCCGAAGTTAAAATGTTTCAAAAAATGGGCGCCGATGCGGTTGGAATGTCAACCGTTCCGGAGGTTATCGTTGCAAAACATCAAGGCATGAGAGTATTAGGTATCAGTTGTATTACCAATTTAGGAACGGGTATCAGTCATACGCCGCTCAGCCATGAAGAAGTTACCGCCACCGCTAACCGTGTAAAAACTTCTTTTCAATCGCTTATCGCTGAGATCATTCGCCAGATTGCTTAGATCATCGATTTTTTAATTAAATTCCAGGTTCTTGTGGACACGCTTTATTTTAATATACTCCGCGAAATTCGTCCGACGCATGTTGTTATTGATTTGACTGCCGTCGACCATAATATTCAGCAAATACGAAAGAAAATAAACGGCAAGAAAATCATGGCCATCGTCAAGGCGAATGCTTATGGCCATGGGATACAAGAAATTACGGAACGCATTATTCAAAATGGAGTTGAATATATTGGCGTGGGCTTTTTGGAAGAGGCGATCTTTTTGAGGCAGAACAATATTGAAGCGCCGATCCTGGTCATGGGTGGAATTCTGGGATATCAACTTAAAAAATTCATCCAAAATGATATCGATATCACTGTCAGCTCTCTTGAATTGGCACGTCACATCAATGATGAATTGCATCATCAGAAGGCGCGCGTTCATTTAAAAATAGATACCGGTATGGAACGCATAGGAGTAACGCACACTTTCGCAGTAGAATTTGTCAAGCGCGTAGCTCAAATGAAAAATTTAGATATCGTCGGGATTTATTCACATTTCGCGACAGCCGATGAGGGCGATAAATCATTCACCCTTACGCAGCTTGAACGATTTGAATCCATTCTTTATGAACTGAAAAAATCGGGCATTGAAATTCCACTTAAACATGTTGCCAATAGCGGCGCAATCGCGGATATTCCACAATCCACATTTGATATGGTTCGCCCGGGAATATCCATTTACGGAATCTATCCTTCCGCTCAGGTGTCAACCGATTTAAATTTGAAGCCTGTATTGTCTTTGAAATCTAAAGTTGTTTTTATTAAACGCGTTCCTGCGCGCACCGGCATCAGTTACGGCTTAAAGTATTTTACA is a genomic window of bacterium containing:
- a CDS encoding NAD(P)/FAD-dependent oxidoreductase — encoded protein: MVKKDYYDIIVVGAGPAGSTTAKFAAQNGAKVLLLEKDREIGVPVRCAEGVGAKGLLRIVGTVQPNWIASTITGFRLVSPDGTAVDARWGDCGYCLDRKVFDYELANIAAQAGTEVVTKAYVNGLIKDDGGRVLGVKIKQMGNDVEVRAGVTIGADGVETRVGRWAGLNTFTKMRDMESCAQFTIADLDVDQDMCEFVFSNQKVPGGYLWVFPKGNRTANVGIGISGEYAGKRSALSYLKDFVEERFSGKPILSTLCGGVPCSLTRKQISGNGFMLVGDAAHQVNPISGGGIVSGMYAGMVAGRVAAGAVRDNNFSAKRLEEYDKEWGRSIGKDHERFYRIKEAVFDFSDDQLNKLAREVLKIPIPERSLMRIFKAALKTRPKLIFDVIKLFT
- the alr gene encoding alanine racemase gives rise to the protein MIDFLIKFQVLVDTLYFNILREIRPTHVVIDLTAVDHNIQQIRKKINGKKIMAIVKANAYGHGIQEITERIIQNGVEYIGVGFLEEAIFLRQNNIEAPILVMGGILGYQLKKFIQNDIDITVSSLELARHINDELHHQKARVHLKIDTGMERIGVTHTFAVEFVKRVAQMKNLDIVGIYSHFATADEGDKSFTLTQLERFESILYELKKSGIEIPLKHVANSGAIADIPQSTFDMVRPGISIYGIYPSAQVSTDLNLKPVLSLKSKVVFIKRVPARTGISYGLKYFTSKDSNIVTIPIGYGDGYSRLLSNTGAVLIRGKRYPVVGAVCMDQLMINVGDDKVEIGDEVVLIGSMDNERISVNELADKIGTIPYEITCMINARVPRFYKLK
- a CDS encoding toprim domain-containing protein — protein: LLNPLDGIGPDDLRIKELLLRLKGNVKEVILAINPNVSGDATVMYIAEKLHGIPIKISRIARGIPIGSDLEFADMTTLTRAMEGRVVL
- a CDS encoding purine-nucleoside phosphorylase codes for the protein MSELSDKLNESVLLIRKTIQDTPTLGVILGSGLGDFADTLEARTEIPTSTIPHFAKSTVEGHAGKLVFGRLSGKNVLALKGRVHYYEGYSLEQVTYIVRIMHALGVRSLIVTNAAGGVNPVFTPGDLMIITSHINFFFVNPLRGSNEDQLGPRFPDMESEYDKDYIAIAEKTALRLGVKTQRGVYCAGPGPTYETRSEVKMFQKMGADAVGMSTVPEVIVAKHQGMRVLGISCITNLGTGISHTPLSHEEVTATANRVKTSFQSLIAEIIRQIA